One Larimichthys crocea isolate SSNF unplaced genomic scaffold, L_crocea_2.0 scaffold123, whole genome shotgun sequence DNA window includes the following coding sequences:
- the ccr12a gene encoding chemokine (C-C motif) receptor 12a, with translation MANKDYLLFLEYSAENTTDPNYVVSSPVQLCSKENVNEFGATFIPIFYYANFLLSYLGNGLVLFIIYKFEKLNTVTNIFLLNLVLSNILFAFSLPFWATYHMSQWIFGIAMCKIVSSAYFIGFYSSILFLTLMTFDRYLAVVHAVAAAKSRKKAYAIVASVAVWCISIVASVKELVLRNVWHHSQYGEMCDESGYPKSTMQRWRLVSYYQQFLLFFLLPLFMVMYCYISITIRIMSTRMKEKCRAIKLIFVIIFTFFICWTPYNIVILLRAIQISTTTKDDDSECSDSEGLDFALYVTRNIAYLYCCISPVFYTFVGKKFQSHFKRLIAKKIPCLKRHISLSSQSTRTTSQRTPHSAYEY, from the coding sequence ATGGCCAATAAGGATTATCTGCTCTTCTTGGAGTAttctgctgaaaacacaactgACCCAAATTACGTAGTCAGTAGTCCTGTCCAGCTCTGTTCAAAGGAAAATGTCAATGAGTTTGGTGCGACATTCATCCCGATTTTCTACTATGCCAACTTCCTCCTGAGTTACCTTGGCAACGGGCtcgtcctcttcatcatttacAAGTTTGAGAAGCTGAACACGGTGACAAACATCTTCCTCCTGAACTTGGTCCTATCCAACATACTCTTTGCCTTCAGTCTTCCCTTCTGGGCAACGTACCATATGTCTCAGTGGATTTTTGGCATTGCTATGTGTAAGATAGTCAGTAGTGCCTACTTCATTGGTTTCTACAgctccatcctcttcctcacacTCATGACATTTGACCGATACCTTGCAGTTGTGCATGCAGTGGCAGCTGccaagagcagaaaaaaagcataTGCCATCGTTGCATCAGTGGCAGTTTGGTGTATCAGTATTGTAGCAAGTGTGAAAGAGCTGGTTCTCCGAAATGTGTGGCACCATTCCCAGTATGGAGAGATGTGTGACGAGTCAGGATACCCTAAGAGCACCATGCAGCGCTGGCGTCTGGTCAGTTATTACCAACAGTTCctgctcttctttcttctgcctctGTTCATGGTGATGTACTGTTACATCAGCATTACTATCCGCATCATGTCCACCCGCATGAAGGAGAAGTGCCGTGCGATCAAGCTCATATTTGTCATCATCTTCACCTTCTTCATCTGTTGGACGCCTTACAACATTGTCATTCTCCTTCGAGCTATTCAgatctccaccaccaccaaggATGATGACTCTGAATGCTCTGATTCTGAAGGATTGGACTTTGCACTGTATGTGACCCGGAACATAGCCTATTTGTATTGTTGCATTAGTCCTGTGTTTTACACATTTGTGGGAAAGAAGTTCCAGAGTCACTTCAAAAGACTGATTGCAAAGAAGATCCCCTGTCTGAAGAGACACATCAGCCTCAGCAGCCAGAGCACCAGAACCACATCACAGAGGACGCCACACTCTGCTTATGAGTACTAG